A segment of the Capricornis sumatraensis isolate serow.1 chromosome 8, serow.2, whole genome shotgun sequence genome:
CCAGTTTCTGATGAGACAGCTGTTAGAATTCCCACTTTTGTTTCTCTGCAATGTGTGCCTATAAATTCTGTTTTTTAGCAGTTTGAAAATGTGTCCTGGAGTTTTCTGCTGTGGGCAGGTTTGTTATTTACCCTGCTTGGGGCTCTCTTGAGAAAGCTTGCAtctgcagtttttttgtttttcatcatgCTGTCATCCTTTCAAACTGCTGGGTACTGCCCCACACCCCAGGCACCCTGTTCTTTGGGCTTCCGCCCCGTCCCTCGCTTTGGGTGGTCCCAGCGCCGCCTCCTTCAGCTGAGGCCAGTACACACCCTTGTCACGCAGCGCCGTCACGTTTGTCCAGGGTGTCCTTGTCACCATGACCAGGTCTCCTAGAAGGTCCTTCCAAGCAGCTCCCCCCCACTCCACTGAGGGCCCATCTGTTCCACACGGTTTCCGAGGGCCTTCAACACATTAACCCTAATGACTCAGAATCTCCACCTGACAGTTTCAACATTCAGGTCTTCGGACTCTGGCTCTGCTGCCCTGTCTCCTGGCAGGAAGCTGTTTTTACTTGCTCTTTTGTGAGTCCTGTGCTTTTCCTACCGAACACCAGATCTCTGTAGGACGCCAGAGACTGAGATTCGAAGTTTCCACGCCTGGAACTGGCCACCCTTTCTCTGCCCGGCCCTCAGTGAGGGGCCGAGTTGCTGAGTCACTGGCTGAGTTGGCTGGGTGGTTGTTGCTGGGATCACCCTGGGGCCCCTGGCTTCACCCGCCCTCGGGGTCATGCTCTCAGGTCGGAGCGGCTCCCCAGTTGCTGTGCGCCTACCTGCCTCCCTCAACAGTGCACACTGTGTCACTCAGCGCTTCCCCCCATGGGGTCCTGTCTCGGCTGCTGgccaccccacccacccagagCAGGAGCCCTCAGCGTCCCGCCTGCTGGAGCCTCAGGGCCACACTGACCCTGCTTCTGCTTGGAGTCCACAGACGCATGGACCATCTCTACTGCACGGAGCATCACTCTGGCCCCCAAGCTGACAATGTCCTGCAGACTGGTTTTGACTAGTAGCGACTTTAGTAACAGTGAACTAAATAAAGCAcgattttgaaaaaaatgtacaagtgaacttatttacgaaacagaaataagagtcacagatgtagaaaacaaagaaGGATAAACtaggagactgggactgacatacacaCTCCTAGACGACTGATAAGGACTTCCTGTGGAGCACAAGGAGTCTACTCAATCCTCCGTAATGGCCTACACGGAAAGGTCATCTAAAGAGAGAgggcatatgtgtatgtgtaactgattcactttgctgtacagcagaaaccagcatgACATTATACATCAgccatattccaataaaaaagcaagaatttaaaaaattctaactaCATGAGAAACCCCCAAACTCATGGGGCCCCCGATTTGGTGGCGTTTCCAGGGATTCCACGGTCTGAAGCAGGAAGACAAGGTGCCGCACCCCCATACCCCCCGTGTGAACAGGCAGCCCTACTGACACATTTGGGCATGTTAAGTCCACCTGTCTACACTGGCAGCACATGGCTCCCAGTTAAAGCAGGACCTGCAGGAGCACAAGCGTGCTGCATGACCACTGAGCCTTAGGACGCATCAAGAGTCCAGCAGGGACCCCGGGGCACCAGCACAGGTGCTACGAGCACACTGACCTCATCCCCCTGGAGGGTCCACCCTCCTCCATAGGAAGAGCCGCCGCTCGGGTCGAGCACCTGACGCGGACACAGCAACCACATGGCCCGAGCACCCTGCACACACGAGTGCGAGTGTGCGGCAGTGGACACGCACGGGCAGCGGGCGTGGTGGCTCCAGCATCCACACGCACCCTGTGACCAGGGTCCTGAGGAGCATCCCGAAAGACAGCAACAAAGGGAAGTCCTCGCTCCAAGCAGAACTGAGTACTGTATCTCATCACCCACGTTGTCAGGAACGAGACTGGCCACAGGTACTGACCTATGTGGACACCTGGGGCAGCGCTAACAGCTCGCTGGACAGTTAAGACTCAAGGAACAGGATTAAAAGGCCAGCGACAGATGTGGGTGGGGACAGACCTCTCAGGTCAGGAACAGATTGTGCTCACCAAGAAGCCTGACAGAGAACACTCACCGGGTGGACGAAGCTGCCTGTTGTGGGTGCAGACGGTTCACTGCCCCCACGCCATTGCTCCAAGGGCCCACAAACAAAGGAGCCATCAAAATGGGGTAGCGGGGGGATACTGGAACAGGCTCCATGTCAGGCCCCGGGTCCAGCTCACCAGTCACTCCCGTGGGATGCCTGCCCAGCCCAGCTCCCAAACCAGCTCTGAAGCCTGGAGGTCACCTCCCCTATCACAGCAGCAGGTGGCCACCTGCTGGCTGGCCGACTACACAGGGGTCAGCATGTCTCTGCGGGAAGGACCCATCTTCTGGACTCGGCTCCGCCTGTCCTGCCTGTCCACACTCCCCAGGTCACGATGCTCCAAGAGCCCGACTGCTGAAGGTACGACTTCCAGGACAATCTAACACTTTTAACCAGACCATGGTCAGTGCGCACAGATCTCTGAACGGAGGGCGAAAGCTGGGGCAGGCCTGGAACACTACAGCTTTATGCCAACAACCCCATTGCAGGTCTTCATTCCCGGCCTGGACAACTCTGGGTTGAAGGTCTGTCTAGGACCCTGGGGGCagttgggggcggggcggggggaggggggcggtgccTTTCTGCAGGGATACAGCAGTGGTCCTGGTTAACGGGGAGAGACTGTGGGGGAAGGCATGGATGGCTACTCTGGACCCCGTGGACTTGCTGGCGCTTCCTGCTATTTCCGCGTGAGGGAACTCAAGAAGACTGCACCTCAGGCATCTTGAAAGGGACGCTTCAGAAATGAAGGGTGGATGGGCTAGAGGGGCCACAGCCCATGACAAGCGCAGAGTCAAACAGCACTGACCAGGCTAGGGATCTTCTCTGCTCACTAACTCACACTTGCCACCTGCTCAACAGCAGGGTGGCGTTCCCCACATCCCAGGTCCTGTGCTCAAAGTCTCCAAGGAGCCCTGCGTTTAAAGCCCCTCAGGTGACATTAAATTCAAAATCTGACGGACTACATGGCCCTGAGCCCCAGGCTCAAGTCACCATCGTGGCCAGGATGAGGAGATGCCAATGACATGGGACTTCCTGGCCCAAGGCAGGTCGGGGCTGGAGCAAATGAAGGGGCTCGGGAGGGCCCGCAGAAATGGGAGACCACCAGTCTTCAGAATAAAATGTAGCTTTATTACGACACAGGAAAGACTACAAGCCATTAGGGAGGAGAGGAGCCTAACAGTCCCTCAGGACGGCAAGGAAAGGGACATGGAGACATCCCCATGATAAAACCCACAGCACGATCACTGGCATCTTGTTCTTATGATTTTGGTCTCAAACTTACAGTAAAATCAGTCACCTGAACTGTCAAAAGAACGGCAATTGGATACGATGGGAGCAGCTACACCGAGCAAGCTACGACACCACGAGTGTACACACGGCAGAAGGGCGAGTCCCAGGTGCTCTGGTGCAGGCAGGAGGGCCCCCACTCCCCAACTCAGGACACCCCAGAGAGAGCCGATGTCTCAGAGACAGTCACTTTGATACATGAGTGCAGCGGGAGGGGTCGCCCAGGAGTTCTCCGTGGTCCGGACATCGACGCGAGTGGTTGTGAGAAACGGGAAGCTGTTTCCAGCAGCTGCATCGGGAGCTGAGAGAAAGGACTCCCAAACGCAGCCTCTGTTCCTGCCATCCCAGCAGGACCTCGGCACAGCCGAAGCGCCACGCCCACCCCGCCTCCACCCCATGTGGCTCTGACAGTCAAGGGGTGATCTTGTCAGCAGACACAGAGGTAAGTGCTCAGAAGACCAGGCCAGAGGGAGTAAAGAGCATTAATCCggatataaaaattcaaaaataacatttagaaaagagaaacctggcttcactgtctccccatcCAGGAGCTATGGACATGAGTGCAGGACCCAGAAGGGGTGCAGGGAGGGACAGAGTGACCCAACAGAAACCCAAAGCCAGAATATCCACTCTGTCCCCACTTAACACGGAGGCCCCAGGCCCAAAGCTCCATAGTCACCTccagcccagggcccagcccGCAAGGCCTCTGCCCAGAGCCCTCAGAGCAGGCATAGGGCACAGGCCACGCAGGGTGGTTTCTGAGAACGGGTGCCCACCTGCATGTCTGATGATGCTCACGGCTGTTTCAAAATAAGCTAAACAACTTGTGTTCCTGAAATACAGAAACACAACTAAGTGACCCTGGCAGGCGCTTGGGCTGTATCCGTCGGGTATGCTGTCCCGACCTAGGAAGCCCAGCGAGCACCTTCCACCCTGCACAGCAACCACGCTGCTCCTGGACCTAAGCAGCTGATGAGCTGGACCCAGTCCACTGCCCGTTGGCTGAGAACTATGCTCACACCTTTACAGAGTGAAAAAAGTTAACACCCTGTGACATGGGAAAAGTATGTGATATTCATATTCCCATGCTCCTGTAAAGTTCTCCTGAACACAGCTACATCTGTCTCTGTGTCAGCTGTGAAAGAGACCACAGGGCCCACAAGCCGGGAGCATCGACCACCTGGCCCTCTGCAGAAAGTCCGCGGACCTAGCTGCAGAGGATGTGTTCCTCTCCAGGAAGTAGCCCTCACAGTTCAGGACAGATGGGCTTGTCCCCGTCTCCAGGTTGGACTCTCAGAATGGACAGTCTAAGTCAGGGTGTGGACAGACCGGTTCATCTGCTCCTTCAGCCCGTCCCACCGGCTCTGTCCCGGTCGTCTTTCCTGCTGCAACAGAAACAAGCAGAACGGAAAGCAGAGACCCCCAGCGTAGAACGCAGCAACAACCCCCAACCCTGCAAGGGCCCCCGACGCCATCCAACACGTCCACTGCCCAGCAGCGACTGGGAGAGCTCGTGGGCCAGGTGGCcaggaaggagacacaggagagaagcAGTGAAACCACCAGACACACTTGAGTTACTTAAAGACAGAGACTGTACCCTGCCCAGCCCGCTCCTCACCCTCGGCTCTGACACAGACACGGAGgtccctggggaggaggggtgggggcaaCAAAAGCAGCACCAGTGAAGAAGCAAGACCCACTCTCCAGAATCAAGGGAAAACGATCTAAGGTTCAGTCTGAACTCGGTGATTCATTCACATTACTATCACTGCATTCATGAAATTCACGATcatgaagagagaaagagagagaataagaaAACGCCTATTTCTAGAAAACGGGGAGGTCCTTCCGCATGCAGGACAACGCTGGCGTCTGCAGGACAGACAAGCTGGAGGCCGTGCGGGGCTGTCAGCTCCGCAGGCTCCGGGCCCTGGATCCACGCTACACACACTCAAGACCCGAAATTCACCAAGAAAGAGATTTCGAGGCCTGCATCTCCTCTTGGCCCGCTCTGAGCCCCCAGCCTGGAGCCGCTGGCACTCCAAGGGGCATGGGAGACACGCGGGCACTCTCTTTTGCCTCCAAGCCCTGGGACCACCTCCTGCCAAGCGTCTGCACAGCGTGGCCCTGGGCGTGCGGGGGCTCCCGCGGAGCTACTCGTACTCCAGGAACTGCTTGTGGTAGAACAGCAAGTACCTGTGGAAGAGAAGGCAAGCTCACCTCCCACCCAGGGTGGCCACGGGGCACCTGTCCCCACAGAGCTGAGGGCCCAGCCCACGCCCCAGCCTGAGACTGCCCTCCCTTGGCTGGGGGTCCCTCTCTGAAGGATGCCTGCCCTGGGtcccacccacccagccctcTCAGGGCCACCACGGAATCTCAAGGCTGCCCCACTGCCTGGAACTCCAAGCCCAGATGCTGTCAGGGTCACAGCAGGTCATCTAGGGCAGAAGCCTCCCAGATGGGCACAGCGGGAGCTGCAGTCAGGGGACCTTGGACCTGCGGGACGCACCCCTCGCTGTCCAGCACGTCCGCGATGCTGGCCTTGGTGATGATGGCGTCATCACATTTGAACCACTGGTCCTTGTGCTGTCGGATGAAGCTGGTGTAGTGGCCGCTCTCCAGGGTCCCCTGGTGGTTGACCACCGCAAACAACGAGTACCTGATGGGATGGCAGCAGGGACACAGAGATCACTCAACCCTGTCACCACCCAGGACCACAGTCCCCACAGGGAGCAGCCCAAGAATGAATGCTGATGGGGAAGGGTAAGGGGACAGGCTGCCTGGGAGACACTGGAGCGGCTGCAGCCTCCCCTCAGCCACCAGTAGGAAGGATGAGAAAGGACAGGGCCTAGTCAAGGTGCCGGGAAGGTCAGGCTCCTGCAAAAGGAGGTAAGCTTAGATGCGGGTGGGGGGAGGCCCTGCCCTCACAGAGGAGGGGTGGCAGCACTATAGGAAGCCAGCCAGTGACCAGAAGACACACAGCCTCCCGGGCAATGCAGGTGGGGCCTCCCTAAGGCCCAGGGCCCACTCTCGCTCAAGACACTGGCACGCCCGCCAGGTAGAGCCACTCACTTGTTGTCATTGTTGAGACTGTCTGTCGGCTGCTGGTACTGTCCGTTCATCCTGCTCTCTTTGCTGTAAGGACAGCAGCACACTCAGCCTCAATCAAAACGTTAACTGATCACCCTCACCAGAGACTTGCGAGCCATGACTATGTGGCGTCCACGCATCTGGTTCTCCCAAAAACTCTGCCTCAGGCAGAGACGGCCTCCAACTTACaatgaggaaacaggcccaggCTGGCCAAGTGGACCATCCACACCAAGGTACAGACCTGGAGTCAGCCAGGACCCATGGTTCCTCCAACCCATCCtgtctccccactccacccctggCCAGGGCGTCAGCCTCACTGGACCCTCCTGGGCCCGGCCTACATGGGCTCAGGTCTCCGCTGCTTCGACATCTCCCCCCCGTCGTCCACCACAGCAGTGTCTGACATACTAGTAAGGGTCTGGGCGTTTTATGAAGGTAAATTTTAAGTGGTCCAGAAAACAAAGACTTGAAAACAAGCAAATGACATCTGCAGCTGCAGAACCACCCTGCTGATTTGTATCCCACCCCAATGCCTGCGGCTGAAATGCTGTGGACGGGCAGACAGCCCCAGTCTGAGCCAGTGCTACGACAGCTAGTCGGAGGCCAGCCTCCCTCACACGGGGAGGGGTCAGGGGCTTCCATGACATCAGGGCTCACGGGGCCTCACCAGGGACCTGGCACCACCCCCGCCCGACAGAGAACAAACCTGGAGGCCATGAAGGGGGTCATGTCCAGCTCCAGGGGAAAGGACACGTAGGTGGTGATCTTACGCCGGAGTTTGGCTGAGTGTTCAAACCGCTACAGGAATGGAGGGATTGGAGAGACGGGTTAGGGTTCCTCCCATCGTGTCTCTGGGGCTTCTAACATGCCTTCCTGTGTTTTCTTAAGTGCCCCGATTCTGCCCAGAGCCAGAGCTCAGAATTCACAGGACAAACCCCATGGGGCTTAGCCCACCACCCCTGAAACAATGGGCCTGACGACAGGTGTGGACATGACATAGTGTCTGGCAGGAAAAACAGAGCCCACGCCCCATGCCCTGTGCCCCCTGCCAGATAGGACACTTCCCCACAAAATGGGACACTGGACCACTAGCAAGGCAGGGCTGGGGTTCTGGGTCGTCTTACACCTTTAAAGGTCACAAAACGGAAGAATAAGCAACAGAGACCATTAAGAAACGCCCAAGAAGAGCAAACCCAGCAGCCCTGCTGCTATTCCTTCTCAGCAGGACTCACGCTTGTCACTAGCCCTTCACAGAAGGCCTGCTGACCCCAGGATTAGACCTTAGTGCAAAGGGTTTTTGCTTTTAAGTAAATCAGAAAACTTGGGGTGAGGATGGAAGAatttggaggggaggaggagtAAACCCCTAACCACCCCGACCCAGAGTAACTTGCCCtgtttcagttacaaaataactCCTTTTTGAGTCACAGCAAACCTCCCGACAACAGACACTTACAGGAGGCACTGACCTATGCGCTCCAGAGGCAAGGTGGGCACTGCACACCCACCTCAGGCCCGGGACGTGCTCAGGGAACTCACTTTGAGGTGGAAGCAGGCCACAATGGGCAGCTTTTTCATGGTGAGCTGCTTGGTGGACTCCTGGTAGCTATGGCAACCGCTGCATTTGATCTTGGCACTGCTTCCTAAGTGCTCTGGTCTGGTAAATCTGCAACGTCAAAAACGTGcacttttagttaaaaaaaaaaaaggggggaacactaaggaaagagaaaagtttaTCATTTTCAGTGGGTTCATTTTATTCCTAAACACATGCACAATTAAGCACGCTTATGACGTTACaacgaaaaaagaaaaaaactacttcttcctcttctctatcATAAAGAATTCTCATCCTAAGTAATGATTTTCTAACTACTATAAGACACAGCAGTCAAATTACTCCCTGAAAAGTGAAAACCAGCATTCACACAAAACTGTATGTGAGTGGTTACTAactgcagctttatttgtaagggccaaaaaaaacctggaaacaacGCAGATGTCCTTCAGCAAATGAGTGGTTAATCCTTGCACACTGCAGAATACTACTGAGCAATTAAAAGGAAGCAACTGGTGATAACACAACCTGGATGAGCCTCCAGAGATTAGAGCGGAAAAGTCAACCCTGAGAAATTATATGATGTACAATTCCACTGATACAACATTCTTAAAATGTGCCCCCTCAGCTCCTATGTGGGAACATGGGGCCCGGGGAGGTCTGGCTTTCTCAGGACTCCCCCCAAGCAGCCACAAGGAGGGCCCCCTGCCCATAAGGTGTGGCCACCTCACCTCCGCAGACAGTCGGTGAGGGTCGTGGTTCCTGACACGTGGCTCTCCCCATTTACCACACTGCTCTCGCTTCCAGGGCTCAGCGGCCAGAAGGGGGTGGAAGAGCCAGGGAGGTCCAGGCTGATGTCCCAGAAGGGGTCGATGGTGGTGGAAACCCCACTAGGAGCAAGCAGGGGCACATGTGACCAAGGACGGCTCTGCGGGCAGCAGAGCGACAAGGCCCCAGAATCCTTGGGTGGGGAGAGCACTTACTGGCACACCTGGCAGGTGACGTCAGACTGCAGCCCTCCTGTGAAAATCTGGTCTATGATACAGTTGCAGTGGTTCGGGTTGTTGGCCTTCTTCCCGTTATCGTCACCTGGGGAGACCAcggctctgtgaccctgggcccCAAGGCAGCTTGCCATCAAGCCGCTGAGCCTAGGGACAAGGCCGGTCCCCTAGGGCAGGTTGCAGCAGGAGGGCCTGGACCTGCTGTATGTTCCGTTTTCTCCTCGTTTCTCCCTAAGAAGACCTGCCTGCCGTCTATCTGACACTAAATGTATCTCACGTCCAGTAACTGGTCCAGGAGCAGCCCTGTCCTCACCCCTGCCGGGCCCTCACTTTCGCAGCCCACACCCCTGCAGAGCCCACCCTGGAAGGTCGACCTCTGCAGCCCCACCTTTGCAGTGCCGGTGCAGGACGTCCAGGGCCGCGATGAGGAACTCGTGTGCGTCCTGCTGctcgtagcctgccaggtgccggGCGTGCGTCCACACCAGGTGCAGCAGCTTGTATGGGATGTGGGGGGACCGGTGCCCCGAGTAGAACTGTGCAGAGAGAAGGAGCGGCATCCTCGTCAGGAGCAACACAGAGCCCCCGCGTGCACACCCGACAATGAGCGGGCCAAGGTGGTCGTCTCCTCTCCTTCTCACGCAAACTGTGTTTTTATTTGGAGTCTGCACGTAAGTTTTCTCCATTCCCACCATCTGTTTTCTAGAAATATGTCAAAGTGATGAACTGTGGCAAACTTTCATCGAAACAgagaggagggcatgccaacccactccagtactctcgcctggagaattccactggcacaggagcctggtgggctacagtccaagggtccgcaaaaagttggacacaatgaagcgactaacacttttactttggtcaaatgtgaaaaaatgtaaaaaaaaaaagctttttttaaacacacattcacacagatACACTAAAAGGTGACTTCTGTTTTGTGTAAATTGTACCCCTATAAACCGGAGCCTAAAAAGCAATGTCGACAAGATGAACTGACTAACAGGGCCTGAATGAGACCCCCACCAGACTATTCTGGCCCAATGATACCACTCAGCTTGTTCACTCCTGTAACGCCAGCCACTGCTGGCAGGCTGCAGGAACATGGGGACTGAATGGGCCAGGCCAGGGATCAGGAGACTTCTAAAAAGGGCCAAACAGTGAATAACTCCAGCACCATAGTCAGGCAGGCTCCAGGCAGCCAGGGTGCAACAGGGAACGAGAGGATGCAATCAAATGCCTGGGGCCAACACCTGAAGACACCTGGGTCCTTACAGCACCCGAGGAGCCGGACCCTGTCCTGCAGTCAGGCCCTGAGCCTGGAGGGTCAGCTCGCGAGCCCATCAGGGACAGGGACCTCTGGTGACACAGTCAGCAAGGCTGGCAACGAGACCCACCGCCCTGTGGACAAAGCGGCAGGTGACGGATAGGGGCTGGGGGCGGCAAGGGGGTCAGCGTCCGCTGCTCACACCCCGACTATGGCAGCAGTGAGCCTCTGAGAATGACGCCGAGTCTCTCAGCTGGAGACCCCCTTGGGAAGAACACGTGGTTTCACAACAGAGGTGTATATGAGATGCCCACCACAGGGGAGGTGACAGAACCCCCCTCCGCCCCCTTCCTGCCCCGCACCTCCTGGAACAGGGAGGACATCTCGCAGACCAAGCAGGAGCTGGGGCTCTGCATCTCACAGCGGTGCCGGTCGGACAGGAAGAAGTCGCGCAGCAGGGGCGTGTGCGTGAGCGCCTGCACGATGCAGTTCATGAAGCACGTGTTCCCCAGGTTGATAAGGCCGCGCAGACCTGGCGGCAGAGGGCTGGGTCAGCTGGCATCAGGACCCCGCCAGCCCACGGCCCCGGTCGTGTGAGAAGAACGGAGCCTCTTTCCAAGGCTTGTGCTCCTCTTATAGAAAAAGGCCCCAAGGAGTGCTGACCCCAGCATTCGGCCTCCAACTTCAGCATCAACCATTCTGGCAGAATTGCCTGAAGGCCTCCGGTAACAAGGGCACAGGTCAGAGAGAAGTCTCCCCACAAGCTAGCAGCTACGCCGCATCCCCTGCAGTCTCGGCAGGGCCAGGGAGACTGCTCACACTCACAACCACTTCCTGAAAAGCCCCACCTGTGGGCTCTGCCCTGCCGGGCACACCCCTAAGGCCTCACCAGGCATGTGGCCACCCACCGATGGTGCAGTTGGACGTGATCTTCCGCCGCTTGGGGTTGTGTTTCAGCAGCTCGAGCTCCCGTTTGGTCGGCTCCCACGTTGAAAACTTCTCCCCGACACCTAAGCAGTGGAGGGTGCTGTTAGCTACACTGCGTGTGTGAACCAGTGTGATGGTGGCAGTTTATTAGGCAGTGTTTCAAAGACGGGGTAATGCGGGGTCCTTCTAAGACCCTGTTCCAGACACTTCAAGGAGCTTCCTTCAGGGAATGTGCCCTGAGTAAGCCACGTTCCCGGAGGAGAGG
Coding sequences within it:
- the USP22 gene encoding ubiquitin carboxyl-terminal hydrolase 22, whose translation is MDAELVVTPPGCAHLGSFKVDNWKQNLRAIYQCFVWSGSAEARKRKAKSCVCHVCGLHLNRLHSCLHCVFFGCFTKKHIHEHAKSKRHNLAIELMYGGIYCFLCQDYIYDKDIEIIAKEEQRKAWKMQGVGEKFSTWEPTKRELELLKHNPKRRKITSNCTIGLRGLINLGNTCFMNCIVQALTHTPLLRDFFLSDRHRCEMQSPSSCLVCEMSSLFQEFYSGHRSPHIPYKLLHLVWTHARHLAGYEQQDAHEFLIAALDVLHRHCKGDDNGKKANNPNHCNCIIDQIFTGGLQSDVTCQVCHGVSTTIDPFWDISLDLPGSSTPFWPLSPGSESSVVNGESHVSGTTTLTDCLRRFTRPEHLGSSAKIKCSGCHSYQESTKQLTMKKLPIVACFHLKRFEHSAKLRRKITTYVSFPLELDMTPFMASSKESRMNGQYQQPTDSLNNDNKYSLFAVVNHQGTLESGHYTSFIRQHKDQWFKCDDAIITKASIADVLDSEGYLLFYHKQFLEYE